In a genomic window of Candidatus Thiothrix sulfatifontis:
- a CDS encoding ISAs1 family transposase, whose translation MKLRPTASIVEHFASIPDPRLDRRKRHKLSDIFFITLCAVICGADDWASIEQFGRAKEKWFTRVLDLKHGIPSHDTFGRVFGLIDSQQFSECFSRWVADLGDLSDGEIIAIDGKCLRRSLDSASDKSAIYMVSAWATQNQLVLGQQRVDDKSNEITAIPKLLMQINIAGAVVTLDAMGCQTAIAQQIVDKDADYLLSLKGNQGTLHQDVKLFFESANTCPPVGHISYDGGHGRIETRSVRATSAIDWSKKDHSHWPKLTSIIAVTATRECKNKTTEETRYFITSMDASNPERLGQIVRAHWGIENNLHWVLDYAFREDDQRMRSGNSDANMAVVRHIALNLVKTEKTVKLGVKNKRLNAGWDEDYLLKIVTGRPGDTKPKT comes from the coding sequence ATGAAACTCCGTCCGACAGCCTCGATAGTTGAACATTTTGCATCAATCCCTGACCCACGCTTGGATCGTCGCAAGCGCCACAAACTGAGTGACATTTTCTTTATCACGCTGTGTGCAGTGATTTGCGGCGCGGATGACTGGGCATCTATCGAACAGTTTGGCAGAGCCAAAGAAAAGTGGTTCACCCGCGTACTGGATTTGAAGCATGGCATCCCGTCACACGATACCTTTGGGCGCGTTTTTGGGCTAATCGACAGCCAGCAGTTCAGTGAGTGTTTTAGCCGCTGGGTGGCTGACTTGGGCGACCTCAGTGACGGTGAAATCATTGCCATTGATGGTAAATGCCTGCGCCGTAGCCTGGATAGCGCATCGGATAAATCGGCCATTTACATGGTCAGTGCTTGGGCAACCCAAAACCAGTTGGTGCTGGGTCAGCAGCGGGTGGATGACAAGTCCAATGAAATCACCGCCATCCCTAAGTTATTGATGCAAATTAATATTGCAGGTGCAGTAGTGACGCTGGATGCAATGGGATGCCAAACGGCGATTGCCCAACAAATCGTGGACAAGGACGCTGATTACCTGCTCAGCCTGAAAGGCAACCAAGGCACACTCCACCAAGATGTGAAGCTGTTCTTTGAATCTGCCAACACTTGCCCACCCGTTGGACATATCAGCTATGACGGTGGACATGGACGGATTGAGACCCGCAGTGTACGAGCCACCTCAGCTATTGACTGGTCAAAGAAAGACCATTCCCATTGGCCTAAGCTCACCAGTATCATTGCCGTTACTGCCACCCGTGAATGCAAGAACAAAACCACCGAAGAAACCCGTTACTTCATCACTAGTATGGATGCCTCAAACCCTGAACGTTTGGGACAAATCGTGCGGGCGCATTGGGGCATCGAGAACAACCTGCATTGGGTATTGGACTATGCTTTCCGCGAAGATGACCAACGGATGCGTTCCGGCAATAGCGATGCGAACATGGCGGTTGTCCGGCATATCGCTCTCAACTTGGTCAAAACTGAGAAAACTGTCAAGCTTGGCGTGAAAAACAAACGACTCAATGCAGGCTGGGATGAGGACTACCTGCTAAAAATCGTCACAGGCAGACCGGGGGATACAAAGCCTAAAACTTAG
- a CDS encoding Rpn family recombination-promoting nuclease/putative transposase, producing the protein MRFLDVKTDFAFKKVFGSEQSKPILISFLNALLNYSNGDEIIDLTIIDPYQAPKILGMKDTYVDVKAVCANGSTVIIEMQVLNVEGFEKRVLYNAAKAYSAQLGKGEKYHLLNPVIALTLTDFVMFPDQPEVFSHYRLIEKQTLAHYSGDLELVFIELPKFIKELDELTNISEKWVYFVKNAGSLDYVPDTLKAEQCIVDAFNIANRAGLSEEELDAQEKRHDFIRLQRGSIDKAVKDAVKENSMEIARNLLDVLDNPTIAQKTGLTVEEVSALRQSVA; encoded by the coding sequence ATGCGCTTCCTCGACGTAAAAACCGATTTCGCCTTCAAAAAAGTGTTCGGCAGCGAGCAGAGCAAGCCGATCCTGATCAGTTTCCTCAATGCATTGCTGAACTACAGCAATGGTGATGAAATCATTGATCTGACTATCATCGACCCGTACCAAGCACCGAAAATCCTTGGTATGAAAGATACTTACGTTGATGTGAAGGCGGTCTGCGCCAACGGCAGCACAGTCATCATCGAAATGCAGGTGCTGAACGTGGAAGGCTTTGAAAAGCGCGTCCTCTACAATGCAGCGAAAGCCTATTCCGCGCAACTGGGCAAAGGCGAAAAATACCATTTGCTGAACCCGGTTATTGCCCTGACCCTGACCGACTTTGTGATGTTCCCCGACCAGCCGGAAGTGTTCAGCCACTACCGCCTGATCGAAAAGCAGACCTTGGCACACTATAGCGGTGATTTAGAACTGGTGTTTATCGAACTGCCCAAGTTCATTAAGGAATTGGATGAACTCACCAATATCAGCGAAAAATGGGTTTACTTTGTCAAAAATGCAGGCAGTTTAGATTACGTTCCCGATACGCTTAAAGCTGAACAGTGCATCGTTGATGCTTTCAATATTGCCAACCGTGCGGGACTGTCGGAGGAGGAACTGGATGCACAGGAAAAGCGCCATGATTTCATTCGTCTGCAACGAGGTTCGATTGACAAAGCTGTGAAGGATGCGGTGAAAGAAAACTCTATGGAAATTGCTCGCAACTTATTGGATGTTTTGGACAACCCGACTATTGCCCAAAAAACAGGTTTGACAGTAGAGGAAGTCAGCGCATTGCGCCAATCTGTTGCATGA